ATCTTAAGATGACATGCCAAAAAAACGtacaggggtccgtttcacaaagcagatttagtgaaaactctgagtctgagagtctgttaaccctgaaatgagggaaactggCAGAAAGAGGGgcaactctagcctgtttcacagagggaggtaactgctgtttgtttattaaaatgAGAGAAGTAGCAGGTTCAACCACTGCTCATTTAACCTGAATACAACTTGGGTGCACTGTATTATTGTACTGTTATATCGCAAACAacaatttattcaaataaaaggtTATACATTTGCCattaattgttgttttcttgttaaTATCCATTACTTTAAACCTGATTCCCTTTCAAGAAACAACAGGGATGTAGGAAACTTCGCCTGCACTGTCCAGTATCCAGGtatttatttcacattcacactggttttggcaaaaaaaatcgCTGAATCGATTTCAAGTCATTGAATcaaatcgaatcgaatcgttcTAAATGAAGTAAGATCGTCCTTGAATCGGATCGGCAACCATGAATCGTGAATTGAATCGAATCGTTGTTAAAAATGAATCGTTACATCCCTACTTCCTACAGTAAAGACACTCCACTCTTCACTGCACTACAAGCAGATAACATCCACCAGCCGTGGGGCGATGACATTACTaacctgacctttgacctcttacAGACGCCGGCTGCATCCACATGGAGATGGTGGTGGACATggtgatgactccggtgtttatttttcaaaataaagttaattcaaggattcaaggagtCTTTATTTGTCCCCGTGAGGCAAATTGCTCTGCAGCCAGCAgtaacaagacaaaaaacaaacagccacaacacagaataacaactcatataacatataacacaGCAGATAACAACAAATAGAACAGACAATTGTTAATCACTTGTTGAGAAAACCTATGGCAGCAGGGACAAAAGAATATTTTAGTCTGTTCGTCCTGCATTTTGGCAGGATGTACCTGCGGCCTGACGGGAGCAGCACAAACTCACCAACCAAGGGCTGGCTCTGGTCAGTCAGGAGTGAGCGGGCCTTACTGAGGGTTCTGAGCTTGTATACATCAGAAAGAGCACTAAGATTAATCCCTGCAATTTTGCTGCACGCTTTCACTATGCCCtgcaatctgtttttgtttttgagggaaAGCAAGCCGAaccagcaaacaaaagaaaaggtcaAAACAGATTCAATGAAACAGGAATAAAACATCCTCATAAAAGTGCTGTCAACATTAAAGCTCCGCAGTTTCCTATAAAAATACATACGTTGATGTGCCTTTTTACAGACAGCATCCACAtggaaatcaaaacacagcttGTCATGAATGTTAGTGCCAAGATATTTGTAATTATGGACCAGCTCGACAGCTTGATCCTCAATGACAAGAGGAGAGGTGACTGACAGATGTTTACGAAAGTCTATCAACATTTCTTTGGTCTTTGACACATTGATGCACACAAAAGATGAGGAACACCAGTCCGTGAATTCCTTCACCACAGGGCCATGGTCAGGGTCGTCGCTGCTCAGCAAGGACACGATTACTGAGTCATCAGCAAATTTCAAGATGTGACGCCCCTCATATTGGCTACGGCACTCGTTCGTgtacaacacaaacagcaaaggtGAAAGGACGCAGCCCTGAGGTGATCCAGTGGAGGAGACAAGATTGTCTGCCAGGACACCATTGACCCTCACACATTGTGGTCTTTCAGTTAAAAAGTCCATTAACCAGGCCATATGACCAGGATCGATGCTGTGGAAGTTACTTAGTCTTTCTGTTAAAATGTGTGGCTGTATGCAGTTAAAAGCAGATGaaaagtcaataaataaaagacgGGCAAATGTCATGGCTCCCTCAAGATGAGTCAAGACGAGATTTAAAAGGGTGGCTAATGCATCTTCGACACCTCTACCTGACCTGTAAGCGAACTGCAGCGGGTCCAGGTTGTCTTGAACACAGGTCAGAAGTCTTTCCTTGACAATTTTCTCAAATGACTTCATAACAAGGGAAGTCAATGCCACAGGTCTAAAATCATTTAGGGATTTGGGGGATGCAGATTTGGGGACTGGATCAATAATGGAATCCTTCCAAAGAGAGGGGACCTTCTGAAGCTGGAGGGACATTGAAAAGATAGAAGAAAATTTGTCTGCCAGCTGGTCAGTACAGTTCTTGAGAACACGCCCTCCAATGCCATCCGGGCCAGGGCTTTTCCGTTCCTTGACTCCACGGAAAGGTTTGCACACCTTGCTCCTGTCAACAACATTATTCTGTGAGGAGatagcatttttaaaaactgacaaTTCCTCACTGAAATTCCAGTTGTTAAAACGAAGGTAAAAATTGTTCAGATCATTTGAGAGCACCAGATCAGGCCTTCCATTAAGGGAGACATGGCTCTTCCTGGATTGCATCCCCATCATGGATTTGACCCCCTCCCATGCAGTATCCCATGCAGTATCACCCTgagcaaagcaaatgtttctttGGTTAATCACAGTTTTTACACTTTTAGTCACCCACGGCTTATTGTTGGGGTAAAAGAAAATTTCTTTCCGTGGGATAATGGAGGCCTCACAGAAGGAAACATATGAACAAACAACATCAGTTAATTCATCAGTATCCACGGAAACGTAATTGCTGtgaaatgtaacatttcatgatatttaaattaacatttcaaactgattatagtaagtatatttgcgcaaataaaggctacatagcctatatatgtgtatatatatacatttaaaattgttttaatatctggaagaaaaaaatcatcattccaaaggcgtggcggcttttattttgccgtagCGGTGCGCCAtgatgaattacatgtagcggaaaccatGCATTCAAAATCACCAGGCTGcacctttaaccctataaagccattcgtatcatatatgatacacattttcaattccgtttttcattttcagtttaatcaatacttgaccaaaaaaactctgatttatacagcacttttcTGAGTAcccaaagacactttacaacagAGAAGTAGAGAATGGAGAAATTAATAgcctacttttatgttttatgaacaactgaacattcgaagctgcctttcgccaactattatgtctgttctctcactgctactagaatcTGAGCCACAGgtgctgctaaataatggccaatttggtgattttttttcgggctttatcgggctgtcaggcctaaagttcggctaattagtcaggtcgggtagggcctcgggctggcccagttgggcccggttcgggtcgggtcttaattttcaggcccgatgagaactctaattctgattggtcaatgcACTCTGTAATCCATTATTTCTAAATGCAGCTGTGTCCTGAAGCTGTGACATCATCCGTGTTTCTGATCAGCAAAGCTCTTTAACCAGCAGCAGGTCAGCCGACAGTGGTGGTGTATGCTGGAGGCTCGCCCAGATCAGCAGCTCCTCGGTTCTCTGGTTCTTTAGGAAGCTCCATGGTCTGCAAAACAATATATCATCTATAGCAACACATCAACTATAAAAcaacacatcatctgcaaataaacacatcTGTACAGcaacacatcatctgcaaatcAACACATCATCTGCAACAACACATCTGCAAAATTCACGACTGCGCAGATCTACACCAACCTGGTAGATGACGGCtgaagtgggcggagcctgCATGTTTGCTGGGAGGCCTGAAGGTAAGTTGTTGCTCATAATGAACTCCGACTGCAAGACATGACAGTTAAAGAGCttcaagctgctgctgtcatgaGAAAATTCTCATTTCTCCAAATTTCCTCATCATTAAATTTATCTTCTTTTCAGACGGAGAACAAAGGGAAATGTCAGAGTTTAAAATCTGCTGGCATGTCGCGTGGCCGACTCACCTGGGTGTTGGAGTGGCTTTTAGCTTTACAGATTTCCACGGCGACAGTGATGGCCACGATGAACTCCAGCAGGGAGAAAATACCCAACACGGCTGACATGGCCTGTGACAGAGTctggaggaagacaggaagcTGCAGTCAGACTTCTAACACGGCCAGGAGAGACACCAGACTGATTATTACTAATCCAGGACACTGATGACTGATATATAGGGCCAGTCAGGGGCagaaatcccatttcattactGGTGGGGACAAtgaacagcaaaatttcagagtaattcctggaggggacatgaaaaaattgctgtctggcacgactgcacctccctctttctctcttacgctcctttgaaactttccgtacagtgttgagccctcagcatgttcatatgttttaaataatgctattaaaagcaataatcctctaaccaaatttctttgctcactgttctaatttccactacagtccatcaaagtagctttacaagaactagaaactcaaaataagctctaaaactagaggaaacaccttgaataatccaactacatcaaactattcttcaaaaacacatttattgtagtgtcaacaaaaaacaaagcaagatatggcatcagaTAGTGACATACAGATTATATTTGAGCtctacactgtcccttttagataaaatatgaaaatgaaatgaaactatgcgcCAAAATAATgccatttaaaatgcaaaaaaatagatatctatctagggacaaactcaaaatatcagtaaaatataaactatttctgacattaatatcctgacagactttgaaagaataaaaagctcagtgtttgctctgtcctctctctcgctTCAGTCCTGAAACAGTCATTACCTATGAGCTTCatcagtgagctgaaagaggttttggaccaagcagggaaaatatcgcttttcatattacagccttgtgcttggtgatcaCTTGAgtaggttttcttgctagttctaaTCAGGTTGCTACCTCTcaggctgacagactgactgggGGGGAGctaaaatagtgtgttttaacacttaaaaacacacaattttacaattttacatccgcttgcattgtgctttcattgaatattactatattattcaaaattactTGTTAacaatggtttttttttttttttttaaattatctatTTTAaattatcttattttttatttcaaactaacaaatgtttaattaacattataatagtgaaaattgcaataaaaacattagaaaaaggaaaaactccACATAATCatttgaaaatctgaaaaagtctTTTGGAGCCATAGAGATCAGAGCAACAGTGCTGCTCTGCCATAAAAGATTTTGAGTTTCATCCCCCtttcaatgtgatttttttccccagacagAATCACTGCACTCATCAACAACAAACTGCTGTAGTAAATTCGTGGCAGAGGAAACCGTTTCATTGTTTGAAACCTGATGAAATGTCCTACCTGCCACTTATGATCGTGATAGGatccaaagaaaaacaaaaaaaacatgccgaGCCCACTGACGTCAATAAAGTGGAGGATGACGGCGACAACAGAGGACAGGGTAGCAATGATGCTGAGGGTCAGGGCGGCGTTCACCTGCCGGGCAGAGCGACACCACCTGACGTTAGCCAACCATGTTGCAATTAAGCttatttaaatgtgtaaatattcCCGCTCCTGCAATGGAGTGTCAAGGCAGCTGGCAGGTGAGGAATAAACCTGAGAATCCCCAggattaaagtcataaaattacaagaaaaaactctaaaaactagtttttgaaaattctgatttcttttcttggaatattactccACCTCACCAggctctatttttttatatatatgctgccataagagagagagattagagaGATCTAGTCTCTTACTGTCTGTTCCTTTTCATCTTAATTTCTTATCTTTACAAAAGCCCTTTCTTGGACAGGTGTCCAAGCATCCACTACAAACACCATGATGCTGCTTTTgatagctgttttcagtttgtctgtgtaaactgtgtcagtccctatcaaataaaccatgaagaaaataataaaacagacatgaaagacAGGGCATGACCTGCAGCTGAAGGCCTTAGGGCTCGGATTCGAACCCGGTGAGGTGGTCGACATCCACCAGGTGAACCACCGGGGCACCTGACACCTCATGTGTTTAAGTCACTGAATATGTcctgaaaatgattttgttaaATGTGCAGGAGCCCCGGGTGTGCAGGAGGTGTCGGTGTCTCTGTTTCAGTGATGAGGGACAGGAAGTGGGCGTACTGACCTTGCAGCGGTCCATGGACCTGGTGGCAGCCACCGTCAGAGAGCCTGCCAGGATgtactgcaggacacacacattcagcaccGTCAGCATCACCTCACTCATACCATCATTATTACTGTTACCAGTCACTGTTCAAAGTGAATCTGCTACCTGTTACTGAATCATATGAAACCAGACGACCTGAGGAATCTCTTGGTACCAGCAGGTCATGCTGGGCCGTTGGCAAGGCGGCTAAGTATGACTCCAAAGTGTCtcaatgaaaatgggttctctgggcagccacggctctcccctttgacacgcccaccttctgctaatcctatgcagtttgggccacaaagcctgcagtccacatgtgttcttgtggcctgttgtaaaatggtgtgtgtgtgcagactggggcctaaacagtcttggagctgcatcagttggctttgactggaaagctgagactcttgtggattcaatgagccacatttgattcctctgtgatgatgttggcccccatagcagccatttcactgcagccacagacttttgtcaaactggtcgtcgctggagaaaacaacctctagtgacctctaggagaatcacagcctcatcagactttacacacacaaactggagaGTGAGTCtattcagaggagctctgcttctccagctggactgacaatAAGGGCCAGTTTCTGGCAACTAAAAATGTCGTTCttaaagaaatctgaaaatgtcagttttgaaagtttttggcaccaaatcaaagcctgaatttttctgtggtgttcctcagggtctggtgacttttttactttttggatCAATTCTCCGGGGTCAGACATGGTTAAATGTTGTActaaatctgtgtaacaaatggtatcaacccaaaaattactgcaacaacttatggcgccttgcgctgaaagtagacgtggtttcagatggcgagcttttggcgcacctcggcgaagccttttggcacgaaactgtcactgcgccaagccgaatctgtcggcacctccccccgctgcgccgccactcccatctcggcgaacctccgcctgcgaaacttggacactgtccgcctctgccgtttcgccggtcgaaactagctctgcgcggggttcgcctcactgcgccaccccgcgctgcgccgggaaactagagcccagtgTTTCCttcagatttatgactagaataactTGACAGACTCACAAACATGGCTCCCCACACGAAGATGCCGCTGAACATGGCGATCGTTTTTAGGGGGATCGCCATCCCGATCCCAAAGAGGAGGACCAGCAGGCCGATCATGATCTGCACCGTCTGCAgggacaataaaatacaacaacattATTGATAACAGTTACACCTTTCATAGAATTTCAAAGAAGTAAAATGAATCAGTAGGAAAGAGGGAATTTGCAGGTTTCACACAGAGAGGTGGATTCAAGACGCTCCGTGTGAAAAGCTtgaaataacagaataaaatgtataaactcaatttcacataaaaatacagaagaagtaAGAGGCGTAAAGGAAATATAATTAAGATTAAGAAAAATAGACAGATAAAATATAAGATAAATAAGATACAAATaaagatgaagaaaataaaaggttagAAGAAATTGATTTAATTCCTTGAGTGtggacaacaataataataatactgataagcATTTTCTAAAAATCCATGTGAATTTCACACACATTGGTGAAGAGGCTGCAGAGCACAAActcaacagaaacactgaacatcagacacacacacacacacacatacacacacacacagttgttccATGTTGGGACATATTGGCAGATAATAACTGATGATtaatcagtctttttttttttttttttttttttttttaataaatattagCTTATAAACGTCAATAAAACTGATAATCGATCAGGCTGCAGGGAACAAGAAATAAAACCCTGGCAGGAGTgaaaaagtgggcgtggccaaagGTCACAAGAACAGTGTTTTACTAATGAAAatctaatgaaaaaaataagattaaaaaaaatctccctcatCTTTAGGCTGCTGTTTGACTCTCCCACTGGCTGCTGGGCAAGGCAACTGAATTTGTGCTTTACACAAACCAACACAGGCAACACGAGcaataaaactaaattgaattacaattaaaaagatttaaattatattttaaaaaatctcaaactAAATAAGACCAATCGAACAGGAGAGTAAAAGTTAAAGTGCAGTGTAAAGTTTTAACCAAAAGCCTCAAAGTTCATTTAACAAaaggcagcagcaaacagaaaagCCTTCAGTCGGGATTTAAAGGAGCAAATGTGTGATAGCTGGCAAAATATCAACACATAATGATGAATTTTGTAATTATGCAACTgagataaacaaaaacagaacttaTTAAAAACCaatactgtctgtgtgtgtgtgtgtgtgtgtgtgtgtgtgtgtgtgtgtgtgtgtgtgtgtgtgtgtgtgtgtgtcctcacccccAGTGCCAGCAACCGTCTCTTTGTGGCGCCCTGGGGGCCAAGCGGCGGGCACCCCTGAGCCCCCGGGGCTGCAGGGTACACCTGGGTGATGACCGTCACGCCGGCCAGCGAGGAAGACGCCACCGACGCAGACATgatgagctgaaatgaagcCGCTCTGCTTCTTCGCTGCTTTTCTCTTAACGAGTAACCCGAGTCTGAGAGGGAAAAGATCCCTGCAGGATGTTTTTATTGCGGCTCTAAGGAAACCCCATCCAGGAAAACAACACCCACACTTCTCGGAAAACAGTTCTCACTTCCAATGCATCAACACGGGGAATGGCCAGGGTTACATGCGGACTTATTAGGCACCCGTTTCTCATCAGTTTTCCACGAGTTGCGTAACCAGACAGACTTACATAGAACTACCATAACTTCTGAAATAGACGACACAGGAAGCATTTGGGGCGTCAACTAActctgttgtcatggtaacgtgaCGTTTGTCATATTATGTGGAAATAGAGTCTGCCAGTAACTAACGGTTAACTGATAGGCTTGTGCCGATCGGCAACCCGATtctctttgggtttttttttttctcgatgtttttttttttttttttttttttttttagagaggaACAGCAGAGCTCCTCCGAGTAGCTCTGCTGTTCCTCTCTCTTTAGCCTGGTGTTTGGCTGATCAGCTGATACAGggcacagtgtttgtgtgtgtgtgtgtgtgtgtgtgtgtgtgcaggccgggactgtacatcgggagaatcggcagatttcccgaagcgccggcctgtcactggcctggtggcctgcccgtcttttttttttttttttttttttttttttttttttggacaggttgccggccaggccaatcagctgtcaggcaGGTCCGCtccggctttttttttttttttttttaagtcagagagacaggccaggccaatcagaggccaccaacctgtgaagagatcaagacgtgattggtttgttttgattaacacccgccccaacagtccgagtctgTTGTAAATAGGCAGTATGCTGAGGAGGGGGTGTCCtgaatcgtgtgtgtgtgtgtgtgtgtgtgtgtgtgtgtgtgtgtgtgtgtgtgtgtgtgtgtgtgtgtgtgtgtgtgtgtgtgtgtgtgtgtgtctgactgtggaggagaggagaggagaggagaggaggcggatgcagtggcggttctgcgtATGTTGCCGCCcaaggcgaaattactggcttgcgcccttcatGTCACTACTCCATGTTACTActcgagaacaaagttaaaacagcagcgcactgacaaagattgtgtaacaaagtgaagagttgccactccgctctattttcactggctaacagcagcacactggcttaccttgtctattcagagaagaggtatcacttcggcttatttttcaatctatgttatcacaggcatactactgctcattcattggtcgctgaattgttaggtctgtttgatagacctaacaattcagcgacccccccacccccctttcgCTCTGGCCTGACACCTGACTGACACGTGGCCTGAAAAAGTATCCCAGtctggccctgtgtgtgtgtgtgtgtgtgtgtgtgtgtgtgtgtgtgttttaacggCAAAAAACAACATCTTCGATCATCCTCTCAATCACTAATAGAGAATCGGGTTGCCGATCGGCACAAGCCTGTCAGTTAACAGTTATTAATTGGTTAATGAACGCTAGTTAACTGATTACCGTTAAGTGATCggttaaaaaatattaataataataataataataataataatttgtgcaTCTCTAATCCAGAGGTCATTCATAGCTACATCGTACAACTTTTAACACTTCTCCCCGTAAACAGGTCACtgaaaagaacataaaaaaaaaacaacaccggCACCGATCTACCAGGCATTGAATACTAATACTATGTAGCTATACTGATTTAGTGCGACAAAAACTAACGACGTCAGCAGTGTACGCTGCACGCTGTACGCTGCATTTAGTTTAATGTTTAAAGTAACGCTAGGCCTACAAACTAATCCCATTAAAAAAGGAAGTGCTAAAAGTGTTAACAGAGTTCCGGGTTTACTCTATTTCCACGTTATGTGACGCAAAAAGTGtcacgttaccatgacaacaaagaggTAGTTGACGCCCCAAATGCTTCCTGTGGCATCTATCTCAGATGCTGTGGTACTTCTATGTAAGTCTGTCGGGTTACCCAACTTGTGGAAAACTGACGAGAAACGGGTGCCTAATGAGTCGGCATGTGACCCTGACCATTCGCCAGGCTGCTGACACATTGGGAGCGAGAACGTGTTGCAACACTCACACAACATCCAGCCACTGTTGTAATTTAATCTTCAGTGGTTGCAGTTTAGTAGTTTAGTAATGTTCACACCTATTTCAgataataaatacaaagttttatgaagatatattgattttaaaatggtGGTAAGATTAAaccacaaagaagaaaatgttcaaatgatcCCTCAAACATTTCCGTCTTTCCTTTATTTCTAGTGAATTTAAACTACCCCTCATATTGGTGAGGACCCCTGAAGCACCTTCAAGGGCCCCTGCGGGCCCCCAGACCCTGCTTTGAAAACCAGTGTTGTAGTTTGTTTCCACCTGTGTAGAAGTGAAGCTGGGGTTTCTGCCGACAGCAAAGTGGCGTCACCAAGTGGCCGAAAGAGTCAAAGCACCAGCAGTGAAGTTGATGGGTGTCACCAAGgaccttcatcctcctcctcacagccgAAGATAAACATCCAATCACAGCAACGCAGCTCCAGCTGGAGCTCGCTGACGTctggggctctattttcccggcgcagcgcagggtggtgcagtgaggcgcACATCGCGCAGAGCTATTTTCAACCAGCGCATCCTGAGGCGcgcacagttttgtattttcgcagaccgaggtgcactgagatgggagtggcggcgcagcagggggaggtgtcgacagattcggcttggtgcagtgacattttcgtgccaaaaggcttcgccgaggtgtgccaaaagctcgccatctgaaaccatgtctactttcggcgcaaggcacAGCGGGGCTGGCGTAAtggaattttggctgacaggcgggcagtgcgcacacatctccaaaacctcacaatcagcacaaacggtgccagtctcctttgatctgacatcagttgtgacggggcagtcgatatggagataaattaaTGTgatatagtgttttttgtcggtatttattgaTCTGTTGTGTAGGACTAGGTGTTGATATCCCTCAAAAGAGACATACTTAAGGCACCGATGAGACTCTGTGGAGTTCAAGTGAGTGGTGGCATCCTTCGGGTTATCAAGTGGGCGCCCTCCTTCATGGGTGTTTCGCTGATTGACCCACGACACCTCCAGAGGGTTCAGCAGTGAGTCCCAGCGTCCCAGGTTCACTCCCTAGATGCCATCGGCTCACTTGAAGGCCCAAATCGGATCCTTTCTCTTCATCCACAGCCACTGGCTACCCTTCTCAGCAGCTCTGGAGAGGTCCTTGACTGCCTGCTTGTGGGCCTTCCCTCGCACTCCCACTTCCCTGAGTAGCCTGGATGTTGAGGTGGCTACGAAACCTCTGCAGCCTACTTCCACTGGGCAGACCTTGACTTTCCCTCCTTGTTGTTGAGCATCCGCCGCGAGGTCGGCATACCTCATCTTCTTCCGCTCGTAGGCCTCCTCCACTGCACCCTCCCAGGGCACCGTGAGCTCTATGATGTAGACGAGCTTGAGTGAGGGTGACCACAGAACAAGGTCTGGTCGCAGGTTGGTAGATGCGATCTCA
The Myripristis murdjan chromosome 16, fMyrMur1.1, whole genome shotgun sequence DNA segment above includes these coding regions:
- the LOC115374105 gene encoding membrane-spanning 4-domains subfamily A member 12-like is translated as MSASVASSSLAGVTVITQVYPAAPGAQGCPPLGPQGATKRRLLALGTVQIMIGLLVLLFGIGMAIPLKTIAMFSGIFVWGAMFYILAGSLTVAATRSMDRCKVNAALTLSIIATLSSVVAVILHFIDVSGLGMFFLFFFGSYHDHKWQTLSQAMSAVLGIFSLLEFIVAITVAVEICKAKSHSNTQSEFIMSNNLPSGLPANMQAPPTSAVIYQTMELPKEPENRGAADLGEPPAYTTTVG